The Micromonospora violae DNA segment GGTGAGCGCGGAGAGATGGTACGGCAGGCGGACGAGCTGCACCGCCTGAACCACCGCCGGGTCGGCGGCCAGGTAACCCAGCCGCCCGCCGGCGAAGCCGAACGCCTTGCTCATCGTCCGGGTGACCACCAGCCGCGGGTGGCCGGGCAGCACCGCGAGGGCGCTGACCGTCCCGGGCCTGGCGAACTCGGCGTACGCCTCGTCGACGACCACCATGCCGGGCGCGACGTCGAGCACGGCGGCGATCACCGCCGGGTCCAGAGCGGTGCCGGTGGGGTTGTTCGGCGAGCAGAGGAAAACCACGTCCGGCTGGTGCTCCCGGACCTGGGCGACCGCCTCCTCGGCGGTCAACCCGAAGTCGACGCCGCGCTCGGCGGGCACCCACCGGGTGCCGGTGCCGAGGGCCAGCAGCGGGTGCATCGAGTACGCCGGAACGAAACCGAGCGCGCTGCGCCCCGGCCCACCGAACGCCTGGAGCAGCTGCTGCTGGATCTCGTTGGAGCCGTTGGCCGCCCACACCTGCTCGACGGTGAGCCCGTGCCCGAGATAGTCGGCCAGGTCGGCGCGGAGCGCCACCGCGTCCCGGTCCGGGTAGCGGTTCAGCTCACGCAGCTCGGCCGCGAGCGCCTTGCCGATCGCCTCGACCACCGGCTCCGGCACCGGGTGGGAATTCTCGTTGGTGTTGAGCCGCACCGGCACGTCCAGCTGCGGCGCCCCGTACGGCGACAGCCCCCGCAGGTCGGCCCGGATCGGCAGATCGTCCAGGCTGGTCACGGGTCTGAGCCAGCTGGTTCGCTCGCTACGCTCGCTCACGCCGCGCCTCCCGGGAACCGGGCCTGGACCGCCTGGCCGTGCGCGGGCAGGTCCTCCACTCCTGCCAGGGTGACCACGTGCGGGGCCACGTCACGCAGCGCCGCCTGCGTGTACTCGATGAGGTGCACACCGCGCAGGAAGGACTGCACGGACAGACCGGAGGAGTGCCGGGCGCAGCCGCCGGTGGGCAGCA contains these protein-coding regions:
- a CDS encoding histidinol-phosphate transaminase, whose translation is MTSLDDLPIRADLRGLSPYGAPQLDVPVRLNTNENSHPVPEPVVEAIGKALAAELRELNRYPDRDAVALRADLADYLGHGLTVEQVWAANGSNEIQQQLLQAFGGPGRSALGFVPAYSMHPLLALGTGTRWVPAERGVDFGLTAEEAVAQVREHQPDVVFLCSPNNPTGTALDPAVIAAVLDVAPGMVVVDEAYAEFARPGTVSALAVLPGHPRLVVTRTMSKAFGFAGGRLGYLAADPAVVQAVQLVRLPYHLSALTQAAARAAVAHRDALLGTVSAIMAQRDRIVATLRERGLRVADSDANFVLFEVGGDQAIVWNALLAQGVLVRDVGLPGWLRVTAGTAAETDAFLSAMETVRREREE